The Anaerobranca gottschalkii DSM 13577 genome segment GTTATGTTAAAGAAGCAGGACAAATAAGGGATATTTTAGTTTCTACAGATATTCCTATTTATGCTTTTGTTCGAAATAATGCATTTTCAGCAGCAGCTTTTTTAGCATTAGCTTGTGATAGAATTTATATGACCCCTCAAGGCTCTATTGGAGATGCCCAAGTAATCCTAGCAGATGGTCAACCGGCACCTGAAAAGATAATCTCTGCATGGGATGCCCAAATGCGTTCTTTAGCTGAAGCAAGGGGTAGGGATCCTGAGATAGCCTCTGCAATGGTGAGAATTGAGAAGGAAATTGAAGGATTAGTTAGTAGCAAAGAACTATTAACATTGACAGCCCATCAAGCTGTTCAATATGGATATTGTGAAGGTATATATAATTCAATAGATGAATTGTTAAAAGCTTTGAATTATAAAAATCCACAGATAATTATATTTGATCAATCATGGGCAGAAAGTTTAGCCCGCTTTATCACAAACCCGCAAGTTGCTTCAATTTTACTTTCTGTAGGAATGGTAGCATTAATTATTGAAGTTTTAGCTCCTGGTTTTGGTGTAGCAGGTATAATTTCCATAATATCCTTTACACTATTTTTCGGTGGACATATTATTGCAGGTTTTGCCAATTTAGAGTTTATAATTCTATTTATTTTAGGGATTTTATTGTTGATTGTGGAAATGTTCTTTGCCGGTTTCGGTATCTTTGGAGTTGGAGGGGTTACTTTGATATTTTTAAGTGTAATTTTCACCGCCAGGTCATTTTCAGACGGGATAGTTATCTTAGGATGGACACTTTTATTTACAATTATTTTGCTAATTATTTTTTACAGATTGCTATCAAGATCCAAAGGATTAGATAAATTAGTGTTAAAACAACAAGAAAATAAAGAACAAGGTTATATAGCTTCTGGAAAATATGAAGAATTACTTGGAAAAGAAGGAAGAACAATTACAATGTTAAGACCTTCAGGTATCGCTGAAATTGAAGGTCAACGGTATGATGTAGTTTCAGAAGGTGGTTTTATTTCTTCCAACGCAAAAATAAAAGTCGTTAAAGTTGGAAGTAATAATATAATAGTCAAAAAAATTGATTAGGAGGTTTTATTTATGCCAGAGACAATGATTTTTATGGTAATTGTTATAGCTTTAGGTATATTCTTTTTAACACTGTTATTTAGTTTTATACCCGTAGGGCTATGGATTTCTGCTTGGGCAGCAGGTGTTAAAATAGGTTTATTTAACCTAATAGGAATGCGTATAAGAAAAGTAATTCCAGCTAGAATTGTCAACCCCCTGATAAAAGCTACTAAAGCAGGATTAGATTTACAGATTGATAAATTAGAAGCCCATTATTTAGCAGGAGGTAATGTCGATAGAGTAGTTAATGCTTTGATTGCTGCTCAAAGGGCAGACATTGATTTAGGGTTTGAAAGGGCAACTGCTATCGATTTGGCAGGTAGAGATGTATTACAAGCTGTACAGATGAGTGTTAACCCTAAAGTTATAGAAACCCCAGTTGTAGCCGCTGTGGCAAAAGATGGTATAGAAGTAAAGGCAAAGGCCAGAGTAACAGTAAGGGCTAATATTGATCGCCTTGTTGGTGGAGCTGGTGAAGAAACCATTATTGCCAGGGTTGGTGAAGGTATTGTAACAACCATAGGTTCTGCTCAAACCCATAAAGAAGTTTTAGAAAATCCAGATGCAATTTCACGGACTGTTTTAGACCGTTCTTTAGATGCAGGTACTGCTTTCCAAATACTATCTATCGATATTGCTGATGTCGATGTAGGTAAAAATATTGGAGCAGAGTTACAAACAGATCAAGCTGAAGCTGACAAACGTATTGCCCAAGCTAAAGCTGAAGAAAGAAGGGCAATGGCCGTTGCTTTAGAACAAGAAATGAAGGCAAGGGTTCAAGAAATGAGAGCAAAAGTTGTAGAAGCTGAAGCT includes the following:
- a CDS encoding NfeD family protein, translated to MKRFRFLAVFVLLFLSLFLFTTSSSANGKDTIFVITLEGPIDGALPRILKRAINEAEMSKVDLIILEINSPGGYVKEAGQIRDILVSTDIPIYAFVRNNAFSAAAFLALACDRIYMTPQGSIGDAQVILADGQPAPEKIISAWDAQMRSLAEARGRDPEIASAMVRIEKEIEGLVSSKELLTLTAHQAVQYGYCEGIYNSIDELLKALNYKNPQIIIFDQSWAESLARFITNPQVASILLSVGMVALIIEVLAPGFGVAGIISIISFTLFFGGHIIAGFANLEFIILFILGILLLIVEMFFAGFGIFGVGGVTLIFLSVIFTARSFSDGIVILGWTLLFTIILLIIFYRLLSRSKGLDKLVLKQQENKEQGYIASGKYEELLGKEGRTITMLRPSGIAEIEGQRYDVVSEGGFISSNAKIKVVKVGSNNIIVKKID
- the floA gene encoding flotillin-like protein FloA (flotillin-like protein involved in membrane lipid rafts) yields the protein MIFMVIVIALGIFFLTLLFSFIPVGLWISAWAAGVKIGLFNLIGMRIRKVIPARIVNPLIKATKAGLDLQIDKLEAHYLAGGNVDRVVNALIAAQRADIDLGFERATAIDLAGRDVLQAVQMSVNPKVIETPVVAAVAKDGIEVKAKARVTVRANIDRLVGGAGEETIIARVGEGIVTTIGSAQTHKEVLENPDAISRTVLDRSLDAGTAFQILSIDIADVDVGKNIGAELQTDQAEADKRIAQAKAEERRAMAVALEQEMKARVQEMRAKVVEAEAEVPKAMAQALREGKISVMDYYQLKNINADTNMREAISRGSKEEKGS